A genomic region of Micromonospora sp. NBC_01796 contains the following coding sequences:
- a CDS encoding LLM class flavin-dependent oxidoreductase codes for MTFHWFLPTSGDGHQVGAATVRAGAARHDRVASVDYLSRVARAAEESGFTAALTPVGSGCPDPWIVCAAVARHTTRLRLLVAVRAGFALPTLLAQQAEAFQAISDGRLAINIVTGGDPAEQRAYGDFLDHDARYARTAEALEVLRLAWQGTPFDYSGEHYRIERGGLSTPLAEPPPIYFGGASPAAEAVAARLADVYLMWGEPPTAIGERVARIRRLAAEHGRVLRTGLRLHVIARESADEAWAEADRLLAGMDPSRITAAQARFARMDSVGQARMAALNAGTTDGLTIAPNLWAGVGLVREGAGTALVGSYAEVAARLDEYAALGVDEFVLSAWPHLEEAYRVGREVLPLTRIGAAVDPLSPVGATAPHAGVGTR; via the coding sequence GTGACCTTCCACTGGTTCCTCCCCACCTCCGGCGACGGTCACCAGGTGGGTGCCGCGACCGTACGGGCCGGGGCCGCCCGGCACGACCGGGTGGCGAGCGTGGACTACCTGAGCCGGGTGGCCAGGGCCGCCGAGGAGTCCGGCTTCACCGCGGCACTGACCCCGGTCGGCTCCGGGTGCCCCGACCCCTGGATCGTCTGCGCCGCCGTCGCCCGGCACACCACCCGGCTGCGGCTACTGGTCGCGGTCCGGGCCGGGTTCGCCCTGCCGACCCTGCTCGCCCAGCAGGCCGAGGCGTTCCAGGCGATCTCCGACGGTCGGCTGGCGATCAACATCGTCACCGGCGGCGACCCGGCCGAGCAGCGGGCGTACGGCGACTTCCTCGACCACGACGCCCGCTACGCCCGGACCGCCGAGGCCCTGGAGGTGCTCCGGCTGGCCTGGCAGGGTACGCCGTTCGACTACTCCGGCGAGCACTACCGGATCGAGCGCGGCGGCCTGTCCACCCCGCTGGCCGAGCCGCCGCCGATCTACTTCGGGGGAGCCTCCCCGGCCGCCGAGGCGGTGGCCGCCCGGCTCGCCGACGTGTACCTGATGTGGGGCGAGCCGCCGACCGCGATCGGCGAACGGGTCGCCCGGATCCGCCGGCTCGCCGCCGAACACGGCCGGGTGCTCCGTACCGGTCTGCGGTTGCACGTCATCGCCCGGGAGAGCGCGGACGAGGCGTGGGCCGAGGCCGACCGGCTGCTCGCCGGGATGGACCCGTCCCGGATCACCGCCGCGCAGGCCCGGTTCGCCCGGATGGACTCGGTCGGCCAGGCCCGGATGGCCGCGCTCAACGCCGGCACCACCGACGGGCTCACCATCGCACCGAACCTCTGGGCCGGGGTCGGCCTGGTCCGCGAGGGCGCCGGGACCGCGCTCGTCGGCAGCTACGCCGAGGTCGCCGCCCGGCTCGACGAGTACGCCGCGCTCGGCGTCGACGAGTTCGTCCTCTCCGCCTGGCCACACCTGGAGGAGGCGTACCGGGTCGGCCGGGAGGTGCTTCCGCTCACCCGCATCGGCGCGGCGGTCGATCCGCTGTCCCCGGTCGGGGCAACGGCGCCGCACGCGGGTGTGGGGACGCGCTAG
- a CDS encoding DUF397 domain-containing protein, producing MNTACSSPVPDPLGEHLAGAAWRTSSRSQTSNCVEVAPLGDDRAPVALRDSKDRGGPVLVFARTGWLDFIAGAKDGEFDLN from the coding sequence ATGAACACTGCCTGTTCGTCCCCGGTGCCGGACCCGCTCGGCGAGCACCTGGCCGGCGCCGCCTGGCGGACCAGTTCGCGCAGCCAGACGTCCAACTGCGTGGAGGTCGCGCCGCTCGGCGACGATCGGGCACCGGTGGCACTGCGCGACAGCAAGGACCGCGGCGGGCCGGTGCTGGTATTCGCCCGTACCGGTTGGTTGGACTTCATCGCCGGCGCCAAGGACGGCGAGTTCGACCTGAACTGA
- a CDS encoding M16 family metallopeptidase, whose amino-acid sequence MNGTNSSTGDEAKLALPALGPTRKLKVPTQAERTLPNGLTVIAVRRPSVPLVEVRLWVPFGRAPLARAVLLSQTLLSGTGTMSNLDIASELQKVGGGLAAGADPDRLMISGNGLVTGLDRILELLAEVLTDAAYPSDEVANERDRMIDHIQVAKSQPSHLAREALLHRMYGKHPYAVQTPEPEQVRAVRPGQLRTLHTDRVHPNGAVLVIVGDVRPERALDAAEATLGRWKGAGRALELPPAPALTPGPLVLVDRPDSVQSSLRMALPAVPRTHPDHAALHLANLVFGGYFSSRWVENIREDKGYTYGPHSVIEHGVAGSALIVAADVATEVTGPALLETIYELGRLASLPPKEDELEQARQYALGTLQLGVSTQAGLAAVASVYAGYGLRLDYLAEHSARLARVTRDEVAAAAAKYLAPAGAVTVVLGDAARIAGPLAALTPVEPAATAS is encoded by the coding sequence GTGAACGGCACCAACAGCTCCACCGGCGACGAGGCGAAGCTCGCCCTGCCCGCGCTGGGCCCGACCCGCAAGCTCAAGGTGCCCACCCAGGCGGAACGGACGCTGCCCAACGGGCTGACCGTGATCGCCGTCCGACGGCCCTCGGTGCCCCTGGTCGAGGTACGCCTCTGGGTGCCGTTCGGCCGGGCACCGCTGGCCCGCGCGGTGCTGCTCTCCCAGACCCTGCTCTCCGGCACCGGCACGATGTCCAACCTGGACATCGCCTCCGAGCTGCAGAAGGTGGGCGGCGGGTTGGCCGCCGGTGCCGACCCGGACCGGTTGATGATCTCCGGCAACGGGCTGGTCACCGGCCTGGACCGGATTCTGGAACTGCTCGCCGAGGTGCTCACCGACGCGGCCTACCCGTCCGACGAGGTGGCCAACGAGCGGGACCGGATGATCGACCACATCCAGGTCGCCAAGAGCCAGCCGTCGCACCTGGCCCGGGAGGCGCTGCTGCACCGGATGTACGGCAAGCACCCGTACGCGGTGCAGACCCCGGAACCGGAGCAGGTACGGGCGGTCCGGCCGGGCCAGTTGCGTACCCTGCACACCGATCGGGTGCACCCGAACGGCGCGGTCCTGGTCATCGTCGGTGACGTACGGCCGGAGCGGGCGCTGGACGCCGCCGAGGCCACCCTCGGCCGGTGGAAGGGTGCGGGGCGGGCGCTCGAACTGCCGCCCGCGCCGGCGCTGACACCGGGGCCGTTGGTGCTGGTGGACCGCCCGGACTCGGTGCAGTCGTCGCTGCGGATGGCGCTGCCGGCGGTGCCGCGTACGCATCCGGACCATGCCGCGCTGCACCTGGCGAACCTGGTCTTCGGCGGGTACTTCTCGTCCCGTTGGGTGGAGAACATCCGCGAGGACAAGGGTTACACGTACGGGCCGCACTCGGTGATCGAGCACGGTGTCGCCGGTTCGGCCCTGATCGTGGCGGCCGACGTGGCGACCGAGGTGACCGGTCCGGCCCTGCTGGAGACGATCTACGAGCTGGGCCGGTTGGCCTCGTTGCCGCCGAAGGAGGACGAGCTGGAGCAGGCCCGCCAGTACGCCCTGGGCACCCTGCAGCTCGGCGTGTCGACGCAGGCCGGACTGGCGGCGGTGGCCAGCGTGTACGCCGGTTACGGGCTGCGGCTGGACTACCTGGCCGAGCACTCGGCCCGGTTGGCCCGGGTCACCCGGGACGAGGTGGCCGCGGCGGCGGCGAAGTACCTGGCTCCGGCGGGTGCGGTCACCGTCGTACTCGGTGACGCGGCGCGGATCGCCGGGCCGCTCGCCGCGCTGACCCCGGTAGAGCCGGCGGCCACGGCGTCGTGA
- a CDS encoding helix-turn-helix domain-containing protein, which translates to MRRRRLGAELRRLRESARLTGDQVIEQIGWASASKLSRLENGRSRPDPQDVMVLLELYGVTGPLREDLANITREAGDVRSWLRSYPVMTPRQRSFAEFEAGCADIREYSPVVVPGLLQTREYARTRIISFRPLGNHSTDAEKSDVEDPETEVEARMARQARLIHETHPPRYSAVIEEASLSRRAGSPEVVRGQLNQLCKLAALPNVTLQVLPSQARIANWYLPHTGFSLYRFADPQDPETLAIEGHLTNQVLTDRDELDRYTVVFDWLQSAALTAEDTLTWLADAAGRVSSEPGRSSLGRGSTTPPIQRRRTERLTDQ; encoded by the coding sequence ATGCGTCGTCGCCGGCTCGGTGCCGAGTTGCGTCGCCTGCGCGAGTCGGCCCGGCTCACCGGCGACCAGGTGATCGAGCAGATCGGCTGGGCATCGGCATCGAAACTGTCCCGACTGGAGAATGGTCGAAGCCGACCCGATCCACAGGACGTCATGGTCCTGCTGGAGCTATACGGGGTCACCGGGCCACTCCGCGAGGATCTCGCCAACATCACCCGGGAAGCCGGGGACGTACGGAGCTGGCTGCGCTCGTACCCGGTGATGACGCCACGGCAGCGCAGCTTCGCGGAATTCGAGGCCGGCTGCGCCGACATCCGCGAGTACAGCCCGGTCGTCGTGCCCGGCCTGCTCCAGACCAGGGAGTACGCCCGGACCCGGATCATCTCCTTCCGCCCGCTCGGCAACCACTCGACCGACGCGGAGAAGTCGGACGTGGAGGATCCGGAAACCGAGGTCGAGGCCCGGATGGCCCGGCAGGCCCGGCTGATCCACGAGACCCACCCGCCGCGCTACTCCGCCGTGATCGAGGAGGCGTCGCTCAGCCGCCGGGCCGGCTCACCGGAGGTCGTACGCGGGCAGCTCAACCAGCTCTGCAAGCTCGCCGCGTTGCCGAACGTGACGTTGCAGGTGCTGCCGAGCCAGGCGCGGATCGCCAACTGGTACCTGCCGCACACCGGCTTCTCGCTCTACCGGTTCGCCGACCCTCAGGATCCGGAGACGCTGGCGATCGAGGGACACCTCACCAATCAGGTGCTCACCGATCGCGACGAACTCGACCGGTACACCGTGGTCTTCGACTGGCTCCAGTCCGCCGCGCTGACCGCCGAGGACACCCTGACGTGGCTGGCCGACGCGGCCGGACGGGTCTCCAGCGAGCCGGGCCGGAGTTCGTTGGGTCGCGGCTCGACGACACCGCCGATCCAGCGTCGGCGGACCGAACGCCTGACCGACCAGTGA
- a CDS encoding DEAD/DEAH box helicase, which produces MTHAIASFTDALAPALRSALVANGITEPFPIQSATLPDSLAGRDVLGRGRTGSGKTLAFGLPLLSRTAGRRARPGQPLALVLVPTRELAQQVTTALAPYARAVNLRCVTVVGGLSLQRQADALRAGAEVVIATPGRLADLTNRGDCRLDQVTITVLDEADQMADMGFLPQVTRLLEQVAPNGQRMLFSATLDRGVDRLVRRFLTDPVSHSVDPGTATVTAMTHHVLHLDAADKAATTTQIAAREGRTILFTGTKHRADRLARQLLASGVRAAALHGGKSQPQRTRVLEQFRNGQVTALVATDVAARGIHVDGLDLVVNVDPPTEAKDYLHRGGRTARAGESGAVVTLVTPDQRRDMARLMATAGIRPESAQVRPGDAELVRVTGARVPSGVPVTVVAPKPAQAPNQAGGASPRAQHRGSGRTRRPRRPAAPRAV; this is translated from the coding sequence ATGACTCATGCCATCGCGTCGTTCACCGACGCCCTCGCCCCCGCGCTGCGTTCCGCGCTGGTGGCGAACGGCATCACCGAGCCTTTCCCGATCCAGTCCGCCACGCTGCCCGACTCGCTCGCAGGTCGGGACGTACTCGGTCGGGGCCGCACCGGATCGGGCAAGACGCTCGCGTTCGGGCTTCCGCTTCTTTCCCGTACCGCCGGTCGCCGGGCCCGCCCCGGTCAGCCGCTGGCCCTGGTCCTGGTGCCGACCCGCGAGCTGGCCCAGCAGGTGACCACCGCGCTCGCCCCGTACGCCCGCGCGGTCAACCTGCGCTGCGTCACCGTGGTCGGCGGCCTCTCGCTGCAGCGCCAGGCCGACGCCCTGCGCGCCGGTGCCGAGGTGGTCATCGCCACGCCGGGTCGGCTCGCCGACCTGACCAACCGGGGTGACTGCCGGCTCGACCAGGTCACCATCACCGTGCTCGACGAGGCCGACCAGATGGCCGACATGGGGTTCCTGCCCCAGGTCACCCGGCTGCTGGAGCAGGTCGCGCCGAACGGGCAGCGGATGCTCTTCTCCGCCACCCTGGACCGGGGCGTCGACCGGCTGGTCCGCCGGTTCCTGACCGACCCGGTGTCGCACTCGGTGGATCCGGGGACCGCCACGGTTACCGCGATGACCCACCACGTGCTGCACCTCGACGCGGCCGACAAGGCCGCCACCACGACCCAGATCGCCGCCCGTGAGGGCCGGACGATCCTGTTCACCGGTACGAAGCACCGCGCCGACCGGCTGGCCCGGCAACTCCTGGCCAGTGGCGTACGCGCCGCGGCGCTGCACGGGGGCAAGTCGCAGCCGCAGCGGACCCGGGTGCTGGAGCAGTTCCGCAACGGCCAGGTGACCGCGCTGGTCGCCACCGACGTGGCGGCCCGTGGCATCCACGTCGACGGGCTGGACCTGGTGGTGAACGTGGACCCGCCGACGGAGGCGAAGGACTACCTGCACCGGGGCGGTCGTACCGCGCGGGCCGGCGAGTCCGGTGCCGTCGTGACGCTGGTCACTCCCGACCAGCGCCGGGACATGGCCCGGTTGATGGCCACCGCCGGGATCCGTCCGGAGTCGGCGCAGGTCCGGCCGGGTGACGCGGAGCTGGTCCGGGTGACCGGTGCTCGCGTACCGTCCGGCGTACCGGTCACGGTCGTCGCGCCGAAGCCCGCCCAGGCTCCCAACCAGGCCGGCGGCGCGTCGCCCCGGGCGCAGCACCGTGGCTCGGGTCGTACCCGTCGCCCGCGCCGCCCCGCCGCTCCCCGCGCCGTCTGA
- a CDS encoding FAD/NAD(P)-binding protein: MSRTVLVVGGGCSGVLVSRELLRHTAASVTMVDPAASPGTGVAYGPAAQPWHLLNSPAGTMSADPDAPGDFVDWCRVRRPAVAAGDFMPRSWYGDYLRDVLGAVGRDAPGRLRIVRDRVRRIVDTGGRVRAELESGEWLSADRTVLAIGAPASADPAQRWPASGARGSGYVRDPWLPGALDTVPPDQPVLLVGTGLTAVDVALSLDAAGHRGPMVAVSRHGLLPNAQHRPGPPAPVPTVLPQAPESLRRLVRQVRALVEAGADWRAVVDGLRPRLDTYWAGFSSADRDRFLRHLARHWEVHRHRMAPEIADEVGRLRDTGRLAVRAAVVEAIEPRSEGGLNVRLGHRAPMPGADNRLDGYGAVVNCTGPGRLPASADPLVRQLLADGLARPGPYGLGLDVDHAGAVLGRDGTPTAPLWTLGSPRRGRLWETTAVPEIRGQARGIAYRFAALDGVTSPLVATA, from the coding sequence ATGAGCCGGACGGTGCTGGTGGTGGGTGGTGGCTGTAGCGGCGTGCTGGTCAGCCGGGAACTCCTGCGGCACACCGCCGCCTCGGTGACGATGGTCGATCCGGCCGCGTCCCCCGGCACCGGAGTGGCGTACGGGCCGGCGGCCCAGCCGTGGCACCTGCTCAACTCACCCGCCGGGACGATGAGCGCCGACCCGGACGCGCCCGGCGACTTCGTCGACTGGTGTCGGGTCCGCCGCCCGGCCGTCGCCGCCGGTGACTTCATGCCCCGGAGCTGGTACGGCGACTACCTGCGGGACGTACTCGGCGCGGTCGGGCGGGACGCGCCGGGTCGGCTGCGGATCGTCCGGGACCGGGTACGCCGGATCGTCGACACCGGTGGGCGGGTGCGCGCCGAACTCGAATCCGGCGAGTGGCTCTCCGCCGACCGGACCGTACTCGCGATCGGGGCCCCTGCCTCGGCGGACCCGGCGCAGCGGTGGCCGGCCTCGGGTGCGCGGGGATCGGGTTACGTGCGCGACCCGTGGTTGCCCGGCGCACTGGACACGGTCCCGCCCGACCAGCCGGTACTGCTGGTCGGCACCGGCCTCACCGCGGTCGACGTGGCGCTGAGCCTGGATGCCGCCGGCCACCGGGGCCCGATGGTCGCCGTCTCCCGGCACGGGCTGCTGCCGAACGCCCAGCACCGGCCGGGCCCGCCGGCACCGGTCCCGACCGTGCTGCCGCAGGCGCCCGAGTCGCTGCGTCGGCTGGTCCGCCAGGTTCGTGCCCTGGTCGAGGCGGGTGCCGACTGGCGGGCCGTGGTCGATGGGCTGCGTCCCCGGCTGGACACCTACTGGGCCGGGTTCTCGTCGGCGGACCGGGACCGGTTCCTGCGGCACCTGGCCCGGCACTGGGAGGTGCACCGGCACCGGATGGCCCCGGAGATCGCCGACGAGGTGGGGCGGCTGCGGGACACCGGCCGGCTGGCCGTACGGGCGGCCGTGGTGGAGGCGATCGAGCCGAGGTCGGAGGGCGGACTGAACGTACGGCTCGGGCACCGTGCCCCGATGCCGGGCGCCGACAACCGTCTCGACGGGTACGGCGCGGTGGTCAACTGCACCGGTCCGGGTCGGCTGCCCGCCTCGGCGGACCCCCTGGTACGGCAGTTGCTGGCCGACGGTCTCGCCCGCCCGGGGCCGTACGGGCTCGGGCTGGACGTGGACCACGCCGGTGCGGTCCTGGGGCGCGACGGTACGCCCACCGCCCCGCTCTGGACCCTCGGTTCACCGCGCCGGGGCCGGCTCTGGGAGACCACCGCCGTACCGGAGATCCGTGGCCAGGCCAGGGGCATCGCGTACCGGTTCGCCGCCCTCGACGGGGTGACCAGCCCACTCGTCGCCACCGCCTGA
- the cspE gene encoding transcription antiterminator/RNA stability regulator CspE, translating to MAIGTVKWFNADKGFGFITPDGGGADVFAHFSAIQSSGYRSLDENQRVEFEVTQGQKGPQAENIRLI from the coding sequence ATGGCAATTGGCACCGTCAAGTGGTTCAACGCTGACAAGGGCTTCGGCTTCATCACCCCGGACGGCGGCGGCGCCGACGTCTTCGCCCACTTCTCGGCGATCCAGTCCTCCGGCTACCGGAGCCTGGACGAGAACCAGCGGGTCGAGTTCGAGGTGACCCAGGGCCAGAAGGGCCCGCAGGCCGAGAACATCCGGCTGATCTGA
- a CDS encoding winged helix-turn-helix domain-containing protein, which translates to MPQPAVRDIRDPRMLRAMAHPLRLRILDVVALSGPATATEISEQVGESPANCSWHLRQLARYGFVEEAGGGTGRQRPWRIVLQPYRWGPGDPSRTDDVEPAYADPEPDHVDADPGSRAGTAAHQVLLDLEYRALREWLGGRHEETPQWREAGFLTQSMGWCTPAQLTEIGEAITELLSRRLPSLTDPEARPPGSRPVRFIAWGVPARPPEPIDADDG; encoded by the coding sequence ATGCCGCAACCGGCCGTCCGGGACATCCGGGATCCACGGATGCTGCGTGCCATGGCCCACCCGCTGCGGTTGCGCATCCTCGACGTGGTCGCGCTCTCCGGTCCGGCCACCGCGACGGAGATCTCCGAACAGGTCGGCGAGAGCCCCGCGAACTGCTCCTGGCATCTGCGTCAGTTGGCCCGTTACGGCTTCGTCGAGGAGGCCGGCGGCGGCACCGGACGGCAACGTCCCTGGCGGATCGTGCTCCAGCCGTACCGCTGGGGACCGGGCGACCCGTCCCGTACGGACGATGTCGAGCCCGCGTACGCGGATCCGGAGCCGGACCACGTCGACGCCGATCCGGGGTCACGGGCCGGCACCGCCGCCCATCAGGTGCTGCTCGACCTCGAATACCGGGCGCTGCGCGAGTGGCTGGGCGGTCGGCACGAGGAGACGCCACAGTGGCGCGAGGCGGGTTTCCTCACCCAGTCGATGGGCTGGTGCACGCCGGCGCAGCTCACCGAGATCGGCGAGGCCATCACCGAGCTGCTCTCCCGCCGGCTGCCGAGCCTGACGGACCCCGAAGCCCGACCACCCGGTTCGCGACCGGTCCGGTTCATCGCCTGGGGCGTGCCGGCTCGGCCGCCCGAGCCGATTGACGCGGACGACGGCTAG
- a CDS encoding M16 family metallopeptidase, with the protein MAARRSKIPATKYPVERFTLDNGLRVVLTQDRSAPVIGVAVVYDVGIRSEPEGRTGFAHLFEHLMFQGSANLEKLAHFRYVQGAGGTFNGSTHLDYTDYFETLPSNALERALFLEADRMRGPRLTEENLRNQVDVVKEEIRVNVLNRPYGGFPWLRLPPIMFDTFANAHDGYGSFDDLESVTVDEAAEFFDRYYACGNAVLAIGGDLDVAQTRELVARHFDSVPARPAPIRPDFAEPDLTAERRQSYSDRLAPLPAVAAAWRVPDPVADLAGYLPYVVLAEVLTDGDASRLVERLVLRDRTVTSIGGYLGFMGEPFGVRDPTALLVEAHLPPGGDVEKVLRTIDEETSRIAVDGLVDGELARTQARMATHLLRGTDAVLGRALQMAVLEQQRGAPELINDLPRLLGEVTEEQVRAAAATLRPERRAAVEVIPGGAK; encoded by the coding sequence GTGGCGGCGCGGAGATCAAAGATTCCAGCAACGAAGTATCCGGTCGAGCGGTTCACCCTCGACAACGGTCTGCGGGTGGTGCTGACCCAGGACCGCAGCGCCCCGGTGATCGGTGTGGCGGTCGTCTACGACGTCGGCATCCGATCCGAACCCGAGGGCCGGACCGGCTTCGCCCACCTCTTCGAGCACCTGATGTTCCAGGGCTCGGCGAACCTGGAGAAGCTGGCCCACTTCAGGTACGTGCAGGGCGCCGGCGGCACGTTCAACGGCTCCACCCACCTCGACTACACCGACTACTTCGAGACGTTGCCCAGCAACGCCCTCGAACGCGCCCTCTTCCTCGAGGCCGACCGGATGCGCGGTCCCCGGCTGACCGAGGAGAACCTGCGCAACCAGGTCGACGTGGTCAAGGAGGAGATCCGGGTCAACGTCCTCAACCGCCCGTACGGCGGTTTCCCCTGGCTGCGGCTGCCGCCGATCATGTTCGACACCTTCGCGAACGCGCACGACGGCTACGGCTCCTTCGACGACCTGGAGAGCGTCACCGTCGACGAGGCGGCCGAGTTCTTCGACCGTTACTACGCCTGCGGCAACGCCGTACTCGCGATCGGCGGGGACCTGGACGTGGCGCAGACCCGGGAACTGGTCGCCCGGCACTTCGACTCCGTACCGGCGCGACCGGCGCCGATCCGGCCCGACTTCGCCGAGCCGGACCTGACCGCCGAGCGGCGGCAGTCGTACTCGGACCGGTTGGCGCCGCTGCCCGCGGTCGCGGCGGCGTGGCGGGTGCCGGACCCGGTCGCCGACCTGGCCGGTTACCTGCCGTACGTGGTGCTGGCCGAGGTCCTGACCGACGGCGACGCCTCCCGGCTGGTCGAGCGGCTGGTCCTCCGCGACCGTACGGTCACCAGCATCGGCGGCTACCTGGGCTTCATGGGTGAGCCGTTCGGCGTACGGGACCCCACCGCGCTGCTGGTGGAGGCACACCTGCCGCCCGGCGGTGACGTGGAGAAGGTGCTGCGCACCATCGACGAGGAGACGTCCCGGATCGCGGTGGACGGGCTGGTCGACGGCGAGTTGGCCCGTACCCAGGCCCGGATGGCGACGCACCTGCTGCGGGGGACCGACGCGGTGCTCGGCCGGGCGTTGCAGATGGCCGTGCTCGAACAGCAGCGCGGCGCCCCCGAACTGATCAACGACCTGCCCCGGCTGCTCGGCGAGGTCACCGAGGAGCAGGTACGGGCAGCCGCCGCGACCCTGCGTCCGGAGCGTCGGGCGGCCGTCGAGGTCATCCCCGGAGGAGCGAAGTGA
- the nudC gene encoding NAD(+) diphosphatase: MADGPPLARTTLDRAAHRRADAEWLAAAWERARILVVDIAGGGRALAGPDTDQPTLLLLAASDVPEDALGRLFLGVEPDGTPVFAVDAPLPVLPDTRAVSLRDVGHLLSDSDAGLFTTAVALGNWHARHAYSSTTGLPTEVIEAGWSRVDDGGNHVWPRTDPAMIVLVHDGKPGPEGLCLLGNNAAWRPRDGVRRFSCLAGYVEPGESAEAAVHREVTEEVGIGLDHLAYAGSQAWPFPGSLMLGFLARADPAQPVRVDPTEIAQARWFSRREITDVLAGARVDADAELRVGLPPPSSIALYLIHRWLDEA; the protein is encoded by the coding sequence ATGGCGGACGGGCCACCGTTGGCCCGGACCACGCTCGACCGGGCGGCGCACCGGCGGGCCGATGCGGAGTGGTTGGCCGCCGCCTGGGAGCGGGCCCGGATCCTGGTGGTGGACATCGCCGGTGGCGGTCGGGCGCTCGCCGGCCCGGACACCGACCAACCGACGTTGCTGCTGCTGGCGGCCTCGGACGTGCCGGAGGACGCCCTCGGTCGGCTCTTCCTCGGGGTGGAGCCGGACGGCACCCCGGTCTTCGCGGTCGACGCGCCGCTGCCGGTGCTGCCGGACACCAGGGCGGTGTCGCTGCGCGACGTGGGGCACCTGCTCAGTGACTCCGACGCGGGGCTGTTCACCACGGCGGTGGCGCTGGGGAACTGGCACGCGCGGCACGCGTACTCGTCGACCACGGGGTTGCCGACGGAGGTGATCGAGGCGGGTTGGTCGCGGGTCGACGACGGCGGCAACCATGTCTGGCCGCGTACCGATCCGGCGATGATCGTGCTGGTGCATGACGGCAAGCCTGGTCCGGAGGGGCTGTGCCTGCTCGGCAACAACGCGGCCTGGCGTCCGCGCGACGGGGTCCGCCGGTTCTCCTGCCTGGCCGGGTACGTCGAGCCGGGTGAGTCGGCCGAGGCGGCGGTGCACCGCGAGGTGACCGAGGAGGTCGGCATCGGCCTGGACCACCTCGCGTACGCGGGCAGCCAGGCCTGGCCCTTTCCCGGCTCGCTGATGCTGGGCTTCCTGGCTCGGGCCGACCCGGCGCAGCCGGTACGGGTCGATCCGACCGAGATCGCCCAGGCCCGCTGGTTCAGCCGTCGGGAGATCACCGACGTGCTCGCCGGTGCCCGGGTCGACGCGGACGCGGAGCTGCGGGTGGGGCTGCCGCCGCCCTCGTCGATCGCGCTCTACCTGATCCACCGGTGGCTGGACGAGGCCTGA